In a genomic window of Campylobacter showae CSUNSWCD:
- a CDS encoding MBL fold metallo-hydrolase, with protein IDPGQDSYDFVVKNSHAPLTILNTHGHFDHVLDNVSLKNFFNVPVYIHKDDNFMLHDDLWDAGQQPMYDAICVGGAKFEDVKFNIEDFEIEFMHFPGHTPGCCMVRVDNVIFSGDFLFRGSIGRYDFPFSNAEDMRQSLLKCKNLQGDFILYPGHGDKTTLKAEHANLDFWIHMLENRQDLTR; from the coding sequence ATTGATCCAGGTCAAGATTCATATGACTTTGTCGTAAAAAATTCACACGCGCCACTCACTATTTTAAACACTCACGGGCATTTCGATCACGTTCTTGACAATGTTAGCTTAAAAAATTTTTTTAATGTTCCGGTTTACATCCACAAAGACGATAATTTCATGCTTCATGACGATCTTTGGGATGCGGGTCAGCAGCCGATGTACGACGCGATTTGCGTCGGCGGAGCGAAATTTGAGGACGTTAAATTTAACATAGAGGACTTTGAGATCGAGTTTATGCACTTTCCTGGACATACGCCAGGATGCTGTATGGTACGCGTGGACAACGTTATCTTTAGCGGAGATTTTTTATTTAGAGGCTCGATCGGGCGTTATGATTTTCCGTTTTCAAACGCCGAGGATATGCGCCAAAGCTTGCTAAAATGTAAAAATTTGCAAGGAGATTTTATATTGTATCCAGGTCACGGCGACAAAACGACGCTAAAAGCCGAACATGCAAACCTCGACTTTTGGATACACATGCTAGAAAATAGACAAGATTTAACAAGGTAA